In Sandaracinaceae bacterium, the following proteins share a genomic window:
- the acs gene encoding acetate--CoA ligase, with the protein MSDTGSSSIKSVSTETRVFPPPAEFAARAGIGSREAYDALYARSVNEPDAFWDEQARAFHWFTPHQQVLDWQPPHAKWFVGGTTNLAYNCLDRHLAGPRADATAVIFEGEPGDVVRYTYRELHAEVCRMANALTKLGVVEGDRVGIYMGMVPEAAIGMLACARLGAVHTVIFGGFAAEAIRDRLNDAGAKVVLTQDSAWRRGARVPLKAQVDKALVDVPSVQHVVVLQRMAEPVVLGEREHDWRQLVAGEAPTHEAPALDSEHPLFILYTSGTTGKPKGVLHTTGGYMVGAALTTKHVFDLRDDDVYWCTADVGWVTGHSYVVYGPLCNGATVMMYEGAPNHPGPDRLWDIIARHKVSILYTAPTAIRAFIKWGDEHPQRHDLSTLRLLGTVGEPINPEAWMWYREVIGGERCPIVDTWWQTETGAIMMTPLPGAVAAKPGSCCLPFFGVVPKVLRDNGDEAGPNEGGLLVIERPWPSMLRTIWGDDARFQATYFSRFEGKYFTGDGARRDEDGYFWVMGRVDDVVNVAGHRLGTAEVESVLVAHEAVAEAAVVGRPDALKGQALVAFVTLKGGVTATEELRTALIDKVSDDIGKFARPDAVIWADMLPKTRSGKIMRRLLARLAAGDTEVGDVTTLEDAGVLEKLRNAESDEE; encoded by the coding sequence ATGAGCGACACCGGCAGTTCCAGCATCAAGAGCGTCTCCACCGAGACGCGCGTCTTCCCTCCGCCGGCCGAGTTCGCCGCCCGCGCCGGTATCGGCTCGCGTGAGGCCTATGACGCGCTCTACGCGCGCAGCGTGAACGAGCCGGACGCGTTCTGGGACGAGCAGGCCCGCGCCTTCCACTGGTTCACGCCGCACCAGCAGGTGCTGGACTGGCAGCCGCCGCACGCCAAGTGGTTCGTGGGCGGCACCACCAACCTGGCCTACAACTGCCTCGACCGGCACCTCGCGGGGCCGCGCGCCGACGCCACGGCCGTCATCTTCGAGGGCGAGCCGGGCGACGTGGTGCGCTACACCTACCGCGAGCTGCACGCCGAGGTCTGTCGCATGGCCAACGCGCTCACCAAGCTGGGCGTGGTGGAAGGCGACCGCGTGGGCATCTACATGGGCATGGTGCCCGAGGCCGCCATCGGCATGCTGGCCTGCGCGCGCCTCGGCGCGGTGCACACCGTCATCTTTGGCGGCTTTGCGGCCGAGGCCATCCGCGACCGGCTCAACGACGCGGGCGCCAAGGTGGTGCTCACGCAAGACTCCGCGTGGCGCCGCGGCGCGCGCGTGCCGCTCAAGGCCCAGGTGGACAAGGCCCTCGTGGATGTGCCCAGCGTGCAGCACGTGGTGGTGCTGCAGCGCATGGCCGAGCCCGTGGTTCTCGGTGAGCGCGAGCACGACTGGCGCCAGCTCGTGGCCGGCGAAGCCCCCACCCACGAGGCGCCTGCGCTCGACTCCGAGCACCCGCTGTTCATCCTCTACACGTCGGGCACCACCGGGAAGCCCAAGGGCGTGCTGCACACCACGGGCGGCTACATGGTGGGCGCGGCGCTCACCACCAAGCACGTGTTCGACCTGCGCGACGACGACGTGTACTGGTGCACGGCCGACGTGGGCTGGGTGACGGGCCACAGCTACGTGGTGTACGGGCCGCTCTGCAACGGCGCGACGGTGATGATGTACGAGGGTGCGCCCAACCACCCGGGCCCCGACCGCCTGTGGGACATCATCGCGCGCCACAAGGTGAGCATTCTCTACACGGCGCCCACGGCCATCCGTGCCTTCATCAAGTGGGGCGACGAGCACCCGCAGCGCCACGACCTGAGCACGCTGCGCCTGCTGGGCACCGTGGGCGAGCCCATCAACCCGGAGGCCTGGATGTGGTACCGCGAGGTCATCGGCGGCGAGCGCTGCCCCATCGTGGACACGTGGTGGCAGACCGAGACCGGCGCGATCATGATGACCCCGCTGCCCGGCGCCGTGGCCGCCAAGCCGGGCTCGTGCTGCCTGCCGTTCTTCGGCGTGGTGCCGAAGGTGCTCCGGGACAACGGCGACGAGGCTGGCCCCAACGAGGGCGGCCTCTTGGTCATCGAGCGCCCCTGGCCCAGCATGCTGCGCACCATCTGGGGCGACGACGCGCGCTTTCAGGCCACCTACTTCTCGCGCTTCGAAGGCAAGTACTTCACGGGCGACGGCGCGCGCCGCGACGAGGACGGCTACTTCTGGGTGATGGGCCGCGTGGACGACGTGGTGAACGTGGCCGGGCATCGCCTGGGCACCGCCGAGGTGGAGAGCGTGCTGGTGGCGCACGAAGCCGTGGCCGAAGCCGCCGTGGTGGGCCGCCCCGACGCGCTCAAGGGGCAGGCGCTCGTGGCCTTCGTCACGCTCAAGGGAGGCGTCACCGCCACCGAGGAGCTCCGCACCGCGCTCATCGACAAGGTGAGCGACGACATCGGCAAGTTCGCGCGGCCCGACGCCGTGATCTGGGCCGACATGCTGCCCAAGACGCGCAGCGGCAAGATCATGCGGCGCCTGCTGGCGCGCCTGGCCGCCGGCGACACCGAGGTGGGCGACGTGACCACGCTCGAGGACGCCGGGGTGCTGGAGAAGCTGCGCAACGCCGAGAGCGACGAAGAGTAG
- a CDS encoding ABC transporter ATP-binding protein — protein sequence MSLHARLTARVGRLLIDAELDTGAGTLVLVGPNGAGKSSLLSLLLGALPVEQGRVTIGDTVLLDTAAHVDVPMEQRRLGYVPQDYALFPHLSVRQNVDFALGSVSPPPGPGERAQRVDAMLHDLGLTAHAGRRTQALSGGEKQRVALARALSVGPRALLLDEPLAALDVHSRHEVRAFLAGYLGKLALPTIVVTHDAEDARTLGHRVAVLEAGKVTQTGTWAELVAQPASRFVSEFVASARG from the coding sequence GTGAGCCTGCACGCACGTCTCACAGCCCGCGTGGGGCGTCTGCTCATCGATGCCGAGCTCGACACGGGCGCGGGGACGCTGGTGCTGGTGGGGCCCAACGGCGCGGGCAAGAGCAGCCTGCTGTCGCTCCTGCTCGGCGCGCTACCCGTGGAGCAGGGCAGGGTGACCATCGGCGACACCGTGCTGCTCGACACGGCGGCGCACGTGGACGTCCCCATGGAGCAGCGGCGCCTGGGCTACGTGCCGCAGGACTACGCGCTCTTCCCGCACCTGAGCGTGCGGCAGAACGTGGACTTCGCGCTCGGCAGCGTGTCCCCGCCGCCGGGCCCGGGGGAGCGTGCGCAGCGAGTGGACGCCATGCTCCACGACCTCGGTCTCACGGCCCATGCCGGCCGCCGCACGCAGGCGCTCTCGGGCGGCGAGAAGCAGCGCGTGGCGCTGGCGCGTGCCCTGTCGGTGGGTCCCCGCGCGCTCTTGCTCGACGAGCCGCTGGCTGCGCTGGACGTTCACTCGCGCCACGAGGTGCGCGCGTTCCTCGCGGGCTACCTGGGCAAGCTCGCCTTGCCCACCATCGTGGTCACGCACGACGCAGAGGACGCCCGCACGCTGGGGCACCGTGTGGCGGTGCTGGAGGCAGGGAAGGTCACACAGACGGGGACCTGGGCGGAGCTCGTAGCGCAGCCCGCGTCGCGCTTCGTCAGCGAGTTCGTGGCCTCGGCGCGGGGCTGA
- the modB gene encoding molybdate ABC transporter permease subunit, with protein MEHATLRVVGGLLAAFLVLPLLALVVSTSPTEFEEGLRHPLVWPALRLSLLTTSISLVLVVLLGTPLAWSLARAQGRLARAVETAVQLPIVIPPAVAGVAMLLAFGRRGMLAGWLYPEGWAVTFTTAAVVMAEVFVSAPFFVQAATSAFRRVDPKLVIVARTFGASPLRVFFRVGLPIAAPGLVAGAAMSWARSLGEFGATLMFAGNLQGETQTLPLAIYTALESDMRAAQALSIVLVVVAFGLLVFVRGVLRRSTERAEGPT; from the coding sequence ATGGAGCACGCCACGCTGCGGGTCGTGGGGGGCCTGCTGGCGGCGTTCCTGGTGCTGCCGCTCCTCGCCTTGGTGGTGAGCACCTCACCCACGGAATTCGAGGAGGGGCTGCGGCACCCGCTGGTCTGGCCCGCGCTACGCCTGAGCCTGCTCACCACCAGCATCAGCCTCGTGCTGGTCGTGCTGCTGGGCACGCCGCTCGCGTGGTCGCTCGCGCGCGCGCAGGGGCGGCTCGCGCGCGCCGTGGAGACGGCCGTTCAGCTCCCCATCGTCATTCCGCCCGCCGTGGCCGGCGTGGCCATGCTGTTGGCCTTCGGGCGCCGCGGGATGCTCGCCGGTTGGCTCTACCCCGAGGGCTGGGCCGTGACGTTCACCACCGCGGCCGTGGTCATGGCCGAGGTCTTCGTGTCAGCGCCGTTCTTCGTGCAGGCCGCCACCAGCGCGTTCCGGCGCGTGGACCCCAAGCTCGTGATCGTGGCGCGCACCTTTGGCGCGTCTCCGCTGCGTGTGTTCTTTCGCGTGGGCCTCCCCATCGCCGCGCCCGGGTTGGTGGCAGGCGCCGCCATGAGCTGGGCGCGCTCGCTCGGCGAGTTCGGCGCCACGCTCATGTTCGCCGGCAACCTGCAGGGCGAGACGCAGACCCTGCCGCTGGCCATCTACACCGCGCTCGAGTCGGACATGCGCGCGGCCCAAGCGCTCTCCATCGTGCTGGTGGTGGTGGCGTTCGGCCTGCTCGTGTTCGTGCGCGGCGTGCTGCGCCGCTCCACCGAGCGCGCGGAGGGCCCGACGTGA
- the modA gene encoding molybdate ABC transporter substrate-binding protein, giving the protein MPNRSTRSARIEAILLVFLTIASLNGCERTPPLDPVVREDRLVVFAATSLRDAFTALGADFERAHPGVELTFNFAGTQELRTQLEHGAAVDVFASADQGHMDTLVRSARATAPVVFARNEPVVVVSTEAAASLRSFADLPSATRIVIGTPEVPIGRYTLQVLDRASATALGADFRSRVEARVVSRELNVRQVLAKVSLGEAQAGIVYRTDAQSARNQVSVVTIPSDINVTADYPIAVVSDAAHPTLGRAFVAFVLSAAGQRTLRSAGFLPAPGSASAP; this is encoded by the coding sequence ATGCCCAACCGAAGCACCCGGAGCGCACGAATCGAAGCCATCCTGCTCGTCTTCCTGACCATCGCTTCGCTCAACGGCTGCGAGCGCACTCCGCCTCTCGATCCGGTGGTGCGCGAGGACCGCCTCGTGGTGTTCGCCGCCACCTCGCTGCGCGACGCGTTCACCGCGCTGGGGGCCGACTTCGAGCGCGCTCACCCCGGCGTGGAGCTCACGTTCAACTTCGCCGGCACGCAGGAGCTGCGCACCCAGCTCGAGCACGGCGCCGCGGTGGATGTGTTCGCCTCGGCCGATCAGGGCCACATGGACACGCTAGTGCGGTCGGCGCGCGCCACGGCGCCGGTGGTGTTCGCCCGCAACGAGCCGGTCGTGGTGGTGTCCACGGAGGCCGCGGCCAGCCTGCGCAGCTTCGCGGACCTGCCCTCGGCGACCCGCATCGTGATCGGCACGCCCGAGGTGCCCATTGGGCGCTACACGCTGCAGGTCCTGGACCGCGCGTCGGCGACCGCGCTCGGGGCCGACTTCCGCTCGCGCGTCGAAGCGCGCGTGGTCTCGCGCGAGCTCAACGTGCGCCAAGTGCTCGCCAAGGTCAGCCTCGGGGAAGCCCAGGCTGGCATCGTCTATCGCACGGATGCACAGTCGGCGCGGAACCAGGTGAGCGTGGTGACCATCCCCAGCGACATCAACGTGACCGCCGACTATCCGATCGCCGTGGTGAGCGACGCGGCGCACCCCACGCTCGGGCGCGCGTTCGTGGCCTTCGTGCTGTCGGCTGCGGGGCAGCGCACGCTCCGCAGCGCGGGGTTCCTGCCGGCACCGGGGAGCGCCTCCGCGCCGTGA
- a CDS encoding AgmX/PglI C-terminal domain-containing protein, with protein MLCAALVLPQAARAQDEVVSVARRSYGPNDVGRLVDASWNPVGRTFVSEEVVTFAGAGIAREVRTSLASGEATANASAFPAAAAMRRAEANGYVRVADIETVYQVAPDTALAAPVGSEGQFYIHAVFVGRLYQRQFYGSPETVSAAVTTASEGRGVTRDVRSARLLRGYRAARAADEAVLLGTTDAESLRPLLRNSGRPTGVLVVFRRVQPRGLDRMRGRIAFGAVVSVPLVPGGIPSEGYDPTAIHRWLHSRRAVVLRCYEQALRRDPTLRGQLVLTFGIIPDGHVVDVTTTSPDLDQEVTACVTTAVARFRITPLPDEPARFEARVTLQPGE; from the coding sequence GTGCTGTGCGCCGCGCTGGTGTTGCCCCAGGCGGCACGCGCCCAGGACGAGGTGGTGAGCGTGGCCCGCCGGAGCTACGGGCCCAACGACGTCGGCCGGCTGGTGGACGCCAGTTGGAACCCCGTGGGACGCACGTTCGTCTCGGAGGAGGTGGTCACCTTCGCAGGCGCGGGGATCGCGCGTGAGGTGCGGACCTCGCTGGCCTCGGGCGAGGCAACGGCGAACGCCAGCGCATTTCCCGCGGCAGCGGCGATGCGTCGCGCCGAGGCCAACGGCTACGTGCGCGTGGCGGACATCGAGACGGTGTACCAGGTGGCGCCGGACACTGCGCTCGCCGCGCCCGTGGGCAGCGAGGGCCAGTTCTACATCCACGCCGTCTTCGTGGGCCGCTTGTACCAGCGCCAGTTCTACGGGAGCCCCGAGACCGTGTCTGCGGCGGTGACGACGGCGAGCGAAGGGCGAGGGGTCACACGCGACGTGCGCAGCGCGCGCCTGCTCCGCGGGTACCGAGCCGCCCGCGCTGCCGACGAGGCTGTGCTGCTGGGAACGACCGACGCGGAGAGTCTGCGCCCGCTGCTGCGAAACAGCGGACGACCGACCGGCGTGCTGGTGGTCTTCCGTCGCGTCCAGCCCCGCGGGTTGGACCGGATGCGCGGGCGGATCGCGTTCGGTGCGGTCGTCTCGGTGCCGCTGGTTCCCGGCGGGATCCCGTCGGAAGGGTACGACCCGACCGCGATCCATCGCTGGCTCCACTCCCGCCGTGCGGTGGTGCTGCGCTGCTACGAACAGGCGCTCCGCAGAGACCCCACGCTTCGTGGTCAGCTGGTCCTGACGTTTGGCATCATCCCGGACGGTCACGTGGTGGACGTCACCACCACCAGCCCGGACCTCGACCAAGAGGTCACCGCGTGTGTGACCACGGCCGTCGCCCGCTTTCGCATCACCCCGCTGCCCGACGAGCCGGCGCGCTTCGAGGCGCGAGTGACCCTGCAACCTGGGGAATGA
- a CDS encoding aldehyde dehydrogenase family protein, which translates to MTGEAPASFHVTSAFDEVRIETLAHTSEAAAHAALEVAHGLHEGRAGWLSVPVRVAVLKRFAALVGEQAEALARQAAREGGKPLADSRVEIARAINGVEVAIAEIPQLHGTEVPMGQTASSAQRIAHTFREPRGVVLAISAFNHPFNLIIHQVITAIAAGCPVLVKPATATPLSCRSVVQLLAQAGLPAGWCQLLLTTPAVTEALVADPRVSFLTFIGSAKVGWQLRSKLAPGAACALEHGGVAPVIVDPTADLDDAIPLLVRGGFYHAGQVCVSVQRIYVHQSVVADFTQRFVAAAQALRTGDPLDETTEVGPLISRAEVTRVDTWVQEAIAAGARLLCGGHALGPTTYAPTVLLSPPDDARVSCEEVFGPVVAIYPYAHLDEAIARANAPDVFFQASIFTRDLDTALSASRRLAGMAVLVNDHSAFRVDWMPFGGHRQSGLGLGGIGHTMRDMSLERMVVFRSRSL; encoded by the coding sequence ATGACCGGTGAAGCCCCAGCGTCGTTCCACGTGACCAGCGCCTTCGACGAAGTGCGCATCGAGACGCTCGCCCACACCAGCGAGGCCGCGGCGCACGCCGCGCTCGAGGTAGCGCATGGCCTCCACGAGGGTCGCGCCGGCTGGCTGAGCGTGCCCGTGCGTGTGGCTGTCCTGAAGCGCTTCGCCGCGCTGGTCGGCGAGCAAGCCGAGGCCCTGGCCCGGCAAGCGGCGCGCGAGGGCGGCAAGCCGCTCGCCGACTCGCGCGTGGAGATCGCGCGCGCCATCAACGGCGTGGAGGTGGCCATCGCAGAGATCCCGCAGCTGCACGGCACCGAGGTGCCCATGGGCCAGACGGCCTCGTCGGCGCAGCGCATCGCGCACACCTTCCGCGAGCCGCGTGGCGTGGTGCTGGCCATCAGCGCGTTCAACCACCCCTTCAACCTCATCATCCACCAGGTCATCACGGCCATCGCAGCGGGGTGCCCGGTGCTGGTCAAGCCCGCCACGGCCACGCCGCTCTCGTGCCGCAGCGTGGTGCAGCTCTTGGCGCAGGCCGGGCTGCCTGCGGGCTGGTGTCAGCTGCTGCTCACCACCCCCGCCGTGACGGAGGCGCTGGTGGCGGACCCACGCGTGTCGTTCCTCACGTTCATCGGCTCGGCCAAGGTGGGCTGGCAGCTGCGCTCGAAGCTGGCCCCGGGCGCGGCGTGTGCCCTCGAGCACGGCGGCGTGGCGCCCGTCATCGTGGACCCCACGGCGGACCTCGACGACGCCATCCCGCTTTTGGTGCGCGGCGGCTTCTATCACGCGGGCCAGGTGTGCGTGTCGGTGCAGCGCATCTACGTCCACCAGTCCGTCGTCGCCGACTTCACGCAGCGCTTCGTCGCCGCCGCTCAGGCGCTCCGCACGGGCGACCCGCTGGACGAGACCACCGAGGTGGGCCCGCTGATAAGCCGCGCCGAAGTCACCCGCGTGGACACGTGGGTGCAAGAGGCCATCGCGGCGGGCGCGCGGCTGCTGTGTGGAGGCCATGCGCTCGGGCCCACCACCTACGCGCCCACGGTGCTGCTCTCGCCGCCTGATGACGCGCGCGTCTCGTGTGAGGAGGTGTTCGGCCCCGTGGTGGCCATCTACCCGTACGCGCACCTCGACGAGGCCATCGCCCGCGCGAACGCGCCGGACGTGTTCTTCCAGGCCTCCATCTTCACGCGCGATCTGGACACGGCGCTGTCCGCCTCTCGGCGGCTCGCCGGCATGGCGGTCCTGGTGAACGACCACAGCGCGTTCCGGGTGGACTGGATGCCCTTCGGCGGCCACCGGCAGTCGGGGCTGGGCCTCGGGGGCATCGGCCACACCATGCGCGACATGAGCCTCGAGCGCATGGTGGTCTTCCGCTCGCGGAGCCTCTGA